One region of Ananas comosus cultivar F153 linkage group 9, ASM154086v1, whole genome shotgun sequence genomic DNA includes:
- the LOC109714894 gene encoding sphingosine kinase 1-like, whose product MATAKEETATFTLNLTENVRFNGAPAELTLGADGALRWRGVGVGVGGGGERRVGLEEEVLGIEVEGSRLIRIRAFVGESEGVACGKGERVGKRARRDYVFEMPTDEAAMRWNDKLTDHINSLGRPKHLFIIVNPFGGKKCGSKIFQAEVKSLLDAAGILYTVKETMHQLHAQEIAYSLDISKYDGIVCVSGDGVLAEVVNGLLHREDWETAIKMPLGVIPAGTGNGMAKSLLHSAGELYSVSNAVFAIIRGHKRSLDVATITQGETKFFSVLLLTWGLVADIDIESEKYRWMGSARLEFYALVRIMNLRKYSGRVQFVPAPGYEECGEPLKKVDVRKSDDNLSQEGQRNNAKPYCRSYHGPSVEFEDSEWRSLDGPFISAWVNNVPWCAEDFMSAPEAKFSDGYLDVIIVRDCPKSALLSMMLKMSDGSYIKSPYVMYLKVKAFRLEPGQRMEDPTNGGVIDSDGEVIARGDKSHHRNQQKYLMAYGPPIEMTIDKGLATIFSPC is encoded by the exons ATGGCGACGGCGAAGGAAGAGACCGCAACCTTTACTCTAAACCTAACGGAGAACGTTAGGTTCAACGGCGCTCCGGCGGAGCTGACCCTGGGGGCCGATGGAGCTCTCCGGTGgcgcggcgtcggcgtcggcgtcggcggcgggggGGAGCGGCGCGTGGGGCTGGAGGAGGAGGTGTTGGGGATCGAGGTGGAGGGGAGTAGATTGATCAGGATTAGGGCTTTCGTGGGGGAGTCGGAGGGGGTCGCGTGTGGGAAAGGGGAGAGGGTCGGGAAGAGGGCGAGGAGGGATTACGTCTTCGAGATGCCCACCGATGAGGCGGCGATGCGATGGAACGACAAGTTAACGGATCACATCAATTCGCTAG GGAGGCCAAAGCATCTCTTTATCATTGTAAACCCGTTTGGTGGGAAGAAATGTGGGAGCAAGATCTTCCAAGCTGAAGTTAAATCTCTTCTTGATGCTGCTGGTATTCTGTATACGGTCAAAG AAACAATGCATCAACTCCATGCTCAGGAGATTGCATATTCACtggatatttcaaaatatgatGGGATTGTTTGTGTTAGTGGAGATGGTGTTCTTGCCGAG GTAGTTAATGGTCTACTGCACAGAGAAGACTGGGAAACAGCAATAAAAATGCCACTTGGTGTAATACCAGCAG GTACAGGAAATGGCATGGCAAAATCTCTTCTTCATTCTGCTGGAGAATTATACTCAGTATCGAACGCTGTATTTGCAATTATCAGAg GTCACAAGCGCTCACTTGATGTCGCAACTATCACACAAGGAGAAACAAAGTTTTTCAGTGTCCTGTTGCTCACTTGGG GTCTTGTGGCTGATATTGATATTGAGTCAGAGAAGTATAGGTGGATGGGAAGCGCTCGCCTTGAATTTTAT GCTCTTGTACGCATAATGAACTTGAGAAAGTACAGCGGACGTGTTCAGTTTGTGCCCGCACCGGGATATGAAGAATGTGGAGAGCCACTAAAGAAAGTAGATGTCCGAAAAAGTGATGACAACCTCTCCCAGGAAGGCCAAAGAAATAATGCTAAGCCTTACTGTCGTTCTTACCATGGCCCGTCGGTTGAGTTTGAAGATTCAGAGTGGAGGTCCCTCGATGGCCCATTCATTTCAGCTTGGGTTAACAATGTACCTTGGTGCGCTGAAGATTTTATGTCAGCACCTGAAGCAAAG TTCTCGGATGGCTACTTGGATGTCATCATAGTAAGAGACTGTCCAAAGTCGGCACTTTTGAGTATGATGCTAAAGATGAGTGATGGTAGTTATATCAAATCCCCGTATGTCATGTATCTCAAG GTGAAAGCCTTCCGGTTAGAGCCGGGTCAGCGCATGGAGGACCCTACCAACGGCGGCGTCATCGATTCCGACGGTGAGGTGATCGCCAGAGGAGATAAATCCCACCACCGCAACCAACAAAAATATCTGATGGCTTACGGCCCTCCCATTGAAATGACGATTGACAAGGGTTTGGCTACCATCTTCTCTCCCTGTTGA